The following are from one region of the Streptomyces tuirus genome:
- the rpsK gene encoding 30S ribosomal protein S11 — MPPKGRQGAAKKVRRKEKKNVAHGHAHIKSTFNNTIVSITDPSGNVISWASAGHVGFKGSRKSTPFAAQMAAESAARRAQEHGMRKVDVFVKGPGSGRETAIRSLQATGLEVGSIQDVTPTPHNGCRPPKRRRV, encoded by the coding sequence ATGCCCCCCAAGGGTCGTCAGGGCGCTGCCAAGAAGGTGCGCCGCAAGGAAAAGAAGAACGTCGCTCACGGCCACGCGCACATCAAGAGCACGTTCAACAACACGATCGTCTCGATCACGGACCCGTCCGGCAACGTGATCTCCTGGGCCTCCGCCGGCCACGTCGGCTTCAAGGGCTCCCGGAAGTCCACGCCGTTCGCCGCGCAGATGGCCGCCGAGTCGGCTGCCCGCCGCGCCCAGGAGCACGGCATGCGCAAGGTCGACGTCTTCGTCAAGGGCCCGGGCTCCGGTCGTGAGACCGCGATCCGCTCCCTGCAGGCGACCGGCCTCGAGGTCGGTTCGATCCAGGACGTCACGCCGACCCCGCACAACGGCTGCCGTCCGCCGAAGCGCCGCCGCGTCTGA
- a CDS encoding adenylate kinase — protein MRIVLVGPPGAGKGTQAAFLAKNLSIPHISTGDLFRANISRQTELGKLAKSYMDAGNLVPDEVTIAMAKDRMEQPDAENGFLLDGFPRNVSQAEALDELLESESMQLDAVLDLEVPEDEVVKRIAGRRICRNDSSHVFHVTYKQPGKDGVCDVCGGELYQRDDDSEETVRTRLEVYHTQTEPIIDYYKAQGLVVTISALGKVEDVTTRAMEALKRDEDGK, from the coding sequence ATGCGTATCGTCCTCGTCGGGCCGCCGGGTGCCGGCAAGGGAACGCAGGCCGCGTTCCTGGCCAAGAACCTGTCGATCCCGCACATCTCCACGGGCGACCTGTTCCGGGCCAACATCAGCCGGCAGACGGAACTCGGCAAACTGGCGAAGTCCTACATGGACGCGGGCAATCTCGTGCCCGACGAGGTCACCATCGCGATGGCGAAGGACCGCATGGAGCAGCCGGACGCCGAGAACGGTTTTCTGCTGGACGGCTTCCCCCGCAATGTCTCGCAGGCCGAGGCGCTCGACGAGCTGCTCGAGTCCGAGAGCATGCAGCTCGACGCGGTGCTGGACCTCGAGGTCCCCGAGGACGAGGTGGTCAAGCGCATCGCCGGCCGCCGCATCTGCCGTAACGACTCCTCGCACGTCTTCCACGTGACGTACAAGCAGCCGGGCAAGGACGGCGTCTGCGACGTCTGCGGCGGCGAGCTGTACCAGCGGGACGACGACTCCGAGGAGACGGTCCGCACGCGGCTGGAGGTCTACCACACCCAGACCGAGCCGATCATCGACTACTACAAGGCCCAGGGCCTGGTGGTCACGATCTCCGCGCTCGGCAAGGTGGAGGACGTCACGACGCGCGCCATGGAGGCGCTGAAGCGTGACGAGGACGGCAAGTAG
- the rpmJ gene encoding 50S ribosomal protein L36 has translation MKVKPSVKKICDKCRVIRRHGRVMVICDNPRHKQRQG, from the coding sequence ATGAAGGTCAAGCCGAGCGTCAAGAAGATCTGCGACAAGTGCAGGGTGATCCGCCGTCACGGCCGGGTCATGGTCATCTGCGACAACCCGCGCCACAAGCAGCGCCAGGGCTGA
- the truA gene encoding tRNA pseudouridine(38-40) synthase TruA, which translates to MSDEVEAGHVRVRLDLSYDGSEFSGWAKQAGGRRTVQGEIEDALRTVTRSRETYELTVAGRTDAGVHARGQVAHVDLPREVWAEHHQKLLKRLAGRLPRDVRVWALREAPSGFNARFSAVWRRYAYRVTDNPGGVDPLLRSHVLWHDWPLDVDAMNEAARGLLGEHDFAAYCKKREGATTIRTLQELSLVRGEDGIITATVRADAFCHNMVRSLIGALLFVGDGHRPADWPGKVLAAGVRDSAVHVVRPHGLTLEEVGYPADELLAARSKEARNKRSLPSAGCC; encoded by the coding sequence GTGAGTGACGAAGTAGAGGCCGGGCACGTCCGGGTCCGGCTCGATCTGTCGTACGACGGGAGCGAGTTCTCCGGGTGGGCCAAGCAGGCCGGGGGGCGGCGGACCGTGCAGGGGGAGATCGAGGACGCCCTGCGGACCGTGACGCGGTCGCGGGAGACCTACGAGCTGACCGTCGCGGGGCGTACCGATGCCGGTGTGCACGCGCGGGGGCAGGTCGCGCACGTCGATCTGCCGCGTGAGGTGTGGGCCGAGCACCACCAGAAGCTGCTCAAGCGGCTCGCCGGCCGGCTGCCCCGGGACGTCCGCGTCTGGGCCCTCAGGGAGGCCCCCAGCGGCTTCAACGCCCGCTTCTCGGCGGTCTGGAGGCGCTACGCGTACCGGGTGACCGACAACCCCGGGGGCGTGGACCCGCTGCTGCGCAGTCATGTGCTGTGGCACGACTGGCCCCTCGACGTCGACGCCATGAACGAGGCTGCCCGGGGGCTGCTGGGCGAGCACGACTTCGCCGCCTACTGCAAGAAGCGGGAAGGGGCGACCACCATCCGCACGCTCCAGGAGCTGAGCCTGGTGCGGGGCGAGGACGGGATCATCACCGCCACCGTGCGGGCCGACGCCTTCTGTCACAACATGGTGCGCTCGCTCATCGGGGCGCTGCTGTTCGTCGGGGACGGGCACCGGCCCGCCGACTGGCCCGGGAAGGTGCTGGCGGCCGGTGTGCGGGACTCCGCCGTGCACGTCGTACGGCCGCACGGGCTGACGCTGGAGGAGGTCGGCTACCCGGCCGACGAACTGCTCGCCGCGCGCAGCAAGGAGGCGCGCAACAAGCGGTCGCTGCCGTCGGCCGGTTGCTGCTGA
- the rpsM gene encoding 30S ribosomal protein S13 — protein MARVSGVDIPREKRVEIALTYVFGIGRTLSQQTLAATGVDPNTRVRDLSEEQLVAIREYVDNNIKTEGDLRREIQADIRRKVEIGTYQGLRHRRGLPVRGQRTSTNARTRKGPRRAIAGKKKPGKK, from the coding sequence ATGGCACGCGTTTCCGGTGTTGACATCCCGCGCGAAAAGCGCGTGGAGATCGCCCTCACCTACGTGTTCGGCATCGGCCGGACTCTCTCCCAGCAGACGCTGGCCGCCACCGGCGTGGACCCGAACACCCGTGTTCGGGACCTCTCCGAGGAGCAGCTGGTCGCGATCCGCGAGTACGTCGACAACAACATCAAGACCGAGGGTGACCTCCGTCGCGAGATCCAGGCCGACATCCGCCGCAAGGTCGAGATCGGTACCTACCAGGGTCTGCGTCACCGTCGTGGTCTGCCCGTCCGCGGTCAGCGCACCAGCACCAACGCTCGTACCCGCAAGGGTCCGCGTCGCGCCATCGCCGGCAAGAAGAAGCCGGGCAAGAAGTAG
- the map gene encoding type I methionyl aminopeptidase has translation MVQIKSPEQIARMREAGLVVAAIHAATGEAAVPGATTRDLDQVARKVLAEHNAKPNFLGYGGFPATICTSVNEVVVHGIPSDDVVLKDGDIISIDCGAIVDGWHGDAAFTAFVGSGHAPELIELSRVTEESMWAGIAAMKQGNRLVDVSRAIETYIRRQPKPGGGKYGIIEDYGGHGIGTEMHMDPHLLNYVDRRRGKGPKLVPGFCLAIEPMVSLGTPKTEVLQDDWTVITTDGTWSSHWEHSVALTEEGPLVLTAPDGGKAKLAELGIVAAPDPLG, from the coding sequence ATGGTGCAGATCAAGAGCCCCGAGCAGATCGCCAGGATGCGTGAGGCGGGGCTGGTCGTCGCGGCCATTCACGCGGCGACCGGTGAGGCCGCGGTGCCCGGGGCGACGACGAGGGATCTGGACCAGGTGGCCCGCAAGGTCCTCGCCGAGCACAACGCCAAGCCGAACTTCCTCGGCTACGGCGGCTTCCCGGCGACGATCTGCACGTCCGTGAACGAGGTCGTCGTCCACGGCATCCCGTCCGACGACGTCGTCCTCAAGGACGGGGACATCATCTCCATCGACTGCGGCGCGATCGTCGACGGCTGGCACGGCGACGCAGCGTTCACGGCCTTCGTGGGCTCCGGTCACGCTCCGGAGCTCATCGAGCTCTCCCGGGTGACCGAGGAGTCGATGTGGGCCGGCATCGCCGCGATGAAGCAGGGCAACCGCCTGGTCGACGTCTCCCGGGCCATCGAGACGTACATCCGCCGCCAGCCCAAGCCCGGCGGCGGCAAGTACGGGATCATCGAGGACTACGGCGGCCACGGCATCGGCACCGAGATGCACATGGACCCGCACCTGCTGAACTACGTCGACCGCCGGCGCGGCAAGGGTCCGAAGCTGGTGCCCGGCTTCTGCCTCGCGATCGAGCCGATGGTGTCCCTGGGGACGCCGAAGACGGAGGTCCTCCAGGACGACTGGACCGTCATCACGACGGACGGTACGTGGTCGTCGCACTGGGAGCACTCCGTCGCTCTGACGGAGGAGGGGCCGCTCGTGCTGACGGCTCCCGACGGGGGCAAGGCGAAGCTCGCCGAGCTGGGGATCGTGGCCGCGCCGGATCCGCTGGGCTGA
- the secY gene encoding preprotein translocase subunit SecY produces MLTAFARAFKTPDLRKKLLFTLGIIVVYRVGTHIPIPGVDYRNVQTCIDNAQANQGLFGLVNMFSGGALLQITIFALGIMPYITASIILQLLTVVIPRLEALKKEGQAGTAKITQYTRYLTIALAILQGTGLVATARSGALFTGCPVASQIVPDQSIFVTITMVITMTAGTAAVMWLGELITDRGIGNGMSILMFISIAATFPSALWAIKQEGSLAGGWIEFGTVILVGFAMVGLVVFVEQAQRRIPVQYAKRMIGRRSYGGTSTYIPLKVNQAGVIPVIFASSLLYIPALIAQFAGGTSGWKTWIEQHFVKGDHPYYIITYFLLIVFFAFFYVAISFNPEEVADNMKKYGGFIPGIRAGRPTAEYLSYVLNRITWPGSLYLGLIALVPTMALAGFGANQNFPFGGTSILIIVGVGLETVKQIESQLQQRNYEGFLR; encoded by the coding sequence GTGCTCACCGCGTTCGCCCGGGCGTTCAAGACGCCCGACCTGCGCAAGAAGCTGCTCTTCACGCTCGGCATCATCGTGGTCTACCGGGTCGGTACGCACATCCCGATCCCAGGCGTCGACTACCGGAACGTCCAGACCTGTATCGACAACGCCCAGGCCAACCAGGGTCTCTTCGGCCTGGTCAACATGTTCAGCGGCGGCGCGCTGCTGCAGATCACGATCTTCGCCCTGGGCATCATGCCGTACATCACGGCGAGCATCATTCTGCAGCTGCTGACCGTGGTGATCCCGCGCCTGGAAGCCCTGAAGAAGGAGGGCCAGGCCGGTACGGCGAAGATCACGCAGTACACCCGTTACCTGACGATCGCCCTCGCTATTCTCCAGGGCACCGGCCTCGTCGCCACCGCCCGCAGCGGCGCTCTGTTCACCGGCTGCCCGGTGGCCAGCCAGATCGTCCCCGACCAGTCGATCTTCGTCACCATCACCATGGTCATCACGATGACCGCCGGTACGGCTGCCGTGATGTGGCTCGGTGAGCTCATCACCGACCGCGGCATCGGCAACGGCATGTCGATCCTGATGTTCATCTCGATCGCCGCCACCTTCCCGTCCGCCCTGTGGGCCATCAAGCAGGAGGGCTCCCTGGCCGGCGGCTGGATCGAGTTCGGCACGGTCATCCTGGTCGGCTTCGCCATGGTCGGCCTGGTGGTCTTCGTCGAGCAGGCCCAGCGCCGTATCCCGGTGCAGTACGCCAAGCGCATGATCGGCCGCCGTTCCTACGGCGGTACGTCCACCTACATCCCGCTCAAGGTGAACCAGGCGGGTGTGATCCCCGTCATCTTCGCCTCGTCGCTGCTCTACATCCCGGCACTGATCGCTCAGTTCGCCGGAGGCACCTCGGGCTGGAAGACCTGGATCGAGCAACACTTCGTCAAGGGCGACCACCCGTACTACATCATTACGTACTTCCTGCTGATCGTCTTCTTCGCGTTCTTCTACGTGGCCATCTCGTTCAACCCCGAGGAAGTCGCGGACAACATGAAGAAGTATGGTGGCTTCATCCCGGGCATCCGGGCTGGCCGACCGACCGCTGAGTACCTGAGCTACGTACTCAACCGGATCACCTGGCCGGGTTCGCTGTACTTGGGGCTGATCGCTCTCGTGCCGACGATGGCGTTGGCTGGTTTCGGGGCAAACCAGAACTTCCCGTTCGGCGGGACCAGCATCCTGATCATCGTGGGTGTCGGTCTCGAGACCGTGAAGCAGATCGAGAGCCAGCTCCAGCAGCGCAATTACGAAGGGTTCCTCCGCTGA
- the rplQ gene encoding 50S ribosomal protein L17 — MPKPTKGARMGGSAAHEKLLLANLAKALFEHGRITTTEAKARKLRPYAERLVTKAKKGDLHNRRQVLQVITDKSIVHTLFTEIGPRYENRPGGYTRITKIGNRRGDNAPMAVIELVEALTVAQEATGEAEAATKRAAKDNEAAEAQVDTTKAEDAEESKDA; from the coding sequence ATGCCGAAGCCCACCAAGGGTGCCCGTATGGGCGGCAGCGCCGCGCACGAGAAGCTGCTCCTCGCGAACCTCGCGAAGGCGCTCTTCGAGCACGGCCGCATCACCACCACCGAGGCGAAGGCGCGCAAGCTGCGTCCGTACGCCGAGCGTCTGGTCACCAAGGCGAAGAAGGGCGACCTTCACAACCGTCGTCAGGTGCTCCAGGTCATCACGGACAAGAGCATCGTGCACACGCTCTTCACCGAGATCGGCCCGCGCTACGAGAACCGTCCGGGTGGCTACACCCGCATCACCAAGATCGGTAACCGCCGTGGCGACAACGCGCCCATGGCTGTCATCGAGCTGGTCGAGGCGCTGACGGTGGCGCAGGAGGCGACCGGCGAGGCCGAGGCCGCGACCAAGCGCGCCGCGAAGGACAACGAGGCTGCCGAGGCCCAGGTCGACACGACCAAGGCCGAGGACGCCGAGGAGTCCAAGGACGCGTAA
- the rplM gene encoding 50S ribosomal protein L13, with protein MRTYSPKPGDVTRQWHVIDAQDVVLGRLATTAATLLRGKHKPIYAPHVDAGDFVIIINADKVHLSGNKRTQKMAYRHSGYPGGLRSVRYDELLDKNPEKAIEKAVKGMLPKNTLGRQMLSKLKVYKGDQHPHGAQQPQPYEITQVAQ; from the coding sequence GTGCGTACGTACAGCCCCAAGCCCGGCGATGTGACGCGCCAGTGGCACGTCATCGACGCCCAGGACGTTGTCCTGGGTCGTCTCGCCACCACTGCCGCGACGCTCCTCCGGGGCAAGCACAAGCCGATCTACGCCCCCCACGTCGACGCTGGTGACTTCGTCATCATCATCAACGCGGACAAGGTGCACCTGTCCGGCAACAAGCGGACCCAGAAGATGGCGTACCGCCACTCCGGCTACCCGGGTGGTCTGCGCTCCGTCCGTTACGACGAGCTCCTCGACAAGAACCCCGAGAAGGCCATCGAGAAGGCCGTCAAGGGCATGCTCCCCAAGAACACGCTGGGCCGTCAGATGCTCTCGAAGCTGAAGGTCTACAAGGGTGACCAGCACCCGCACGGCGCGCAGCAGCCGCAGCCGTACGAGATCACCCAGGTCGCGCAGTAA
- the glmM gene encoding phosphoglucosamine mutase, whose amino-acid sequence MGRLFGTDGVRGVANADLTAEMALGLSVAAAHVLAEAGTFEGHRPKAVVGRDPRASGEFLEAAVVAGLASAGVDVLRVGVLPTPAVAYLTGELGADLGVMLSASHNAMPDNGIKFFARGGHKLADELEDRIESVYEEHRTGAPWDRPTGSGVGRVRDYEEGSDRYVAHLLGVLPNRLDGLKVVLDEAHGAAARVSPEAFQQAGAEVVTIGAEPDGLNINDGCGSTHLDKIKAAVVEHGADLGIAHDGDADRCLAVDHSGAEVDGDQILAVLALAMRERSVLRSGTVVATVMSNLGFKLAMEREGIRLVQTAVGDRYVLEEMKEHGFALGGEQSGHVIILDHATTGDGTLTGLMLAARVAQTGRTLADLAGVMERLPQVLINVPDVDRARVGTSSELASAVADAERELGQTGRVLLRPSGTEPLVRVMVEAADIEQARSVAGRLADVVKSALG is encoded by the coding sequence GTGGGACGACTCTTCGGCACGGACGGCGTGCGCGGTGTCGCCAACGCGGATCTGACGGCGGAGATGGCCCTGGGCCTCTCCGTGGCCGCGGCACACGTACTGGCCGAGGCGGGCACGTTCGAGGGCCACCGGCCGAAAGCCGTGGTCGGGCGTGACCCCCGTGCGTCCGGGGAGTTCCTGGAAGCCGCCGTGGTGGCGGGCCTCGCCAGCGCCGGCGTGGACGTCCTGCGGGTCGGCGTGCTGCCGACGCCCGCCGTGGCGTATCTGACCGGGGAGCTGGGCGCCGACCTCGGTGTGATGCTCTCCGCGAGCCACAACGCCATGCCCGACAACGGCATCAAGTTCTTCGCCCGCGGTGGGCACAAGCTCGCCGACGAGCTGGAGGACCGGATCGAGTCCGTCTACGAGGAGCACCGCACCGGCGCCCCATGGGACCGGCCGACCGGGTCCGGGGTGGGCCGCGTGCGTGACTACGAGGAGGGCTCCGACCGGTACGTCGCGCATCTGCTGGGCGTCCTGCCCAACCGGCTCGACGGGCTGAAGGTCGTCCTCGACGAGGCGCACGGCGCCGCCGCCCGGGTGTCGCCGGAGGCGTTCCAGCAGGCCGGTGCCGAGGTCGTCACGATCGGGGCCGAGCCGGACGGGCTCAACATCAACGACGGGTGCGGTTCGACGCACCTGGACAAGATCAAGGCCGCCGTCGTCGAGCACGGTGCCGATCTCGGCATCGCGCACGACGGTGACGCCGACCGGTGCCTCGCCGTCGACCACAGCGGCGCGGAGGTGGACGGGGACCAGATCCTCGCCGTGCTCGCGCTGGCGATGCGGGAGCGGTCCGTGCTGCGGTCCGGCACGGTCGTGGCCACGGTGATGTCCAACCTCGGGTTCAAGCTCGCCATGGAGCGCGAGGGCATCCGGCTGGTGCAGACCGCCGTCGGTGACCGGTACGTGCTGGAGGAGATGAAGGAGCACGGGTTCGCCCTCGGCGGCGAGCAGTCCGGCCACGTCATCATCCTCGACCACGCGACGACCGGGGACGGGACGCTGACCGGGCTGATGCTGGCGGCGCGGGTGGCGCAGACCGGGCGTACGCTCGCGGATCTGGCCGGGGTCATGGAGCGGCTGCCGCAGGTGCTGATCAATGTGCCGGACGTCGACAGGGCCCGGGTGGGGACGTCCTCGGAGCTGGCGTCGGCGGTCGCGGATGCGGAGCGGGAGCTCGGGCAGACCGGGCGGGTGCTGCTGCGTCCCTCCGGGACGGAGCCGTTGGTCCGGGTGATGGTCGAGGCGGCCGATATCGAGCAGGCTCGGTCTGTTGCGGGGCGGTTGGCTGATGTGGTGAAGTCCGCGCTCGGCTAG
- the infA gene encoding translation initiation factor IF-1, with protein sequence MAKKQGAIEIEGTVVESLPNAMFKVELQNGHQVLAHISGKMRMHYIRILPDDRVVVELSPYDLTRGRIVYRYK encoded by the coding sequence GTGGCCAAGAAGCAAGGTGCCATCGAGATCGAGGGCACTGTCGTCGAGTCTCTTCCGAACGCCATGTTCAAGGTCGAGCTCCAGAACGGCCACCAGGTCCTGGCACACATCAGCGGCAAGATGCGCATGCACTACATCCGCATCCTCCCTGACGACCGGGTCGTGGTGGAGCTGTCTCCGTACGACCTGACCCGTGGCCGGATCGTCTACCGCTACAAGTAG
- a CDS encoding DNA-directed RNA polymerase subunit alpha, producing MLIAQRPSLTEEVVDEFRSRFVIEPLEPGFGYTLGNSLRRTLLSSIPGAAVTSIRIDGVLHEFTTVPGVKEDVTDLILNIKQLVVSSEHDEPVVMYLRKQGPGLVTAADIAPPAGVEVHNPDLVLATLNGKGKLEMELTVERGRGYVSAVQNKQVGQEIGRIPVDSIYSPVLKVTYKVEATRVEQRTDFDKLIVDVETKQAMRPRDAMASAGKTLVELFGLARELNIDAEGIDMGPSPTDAALAADLALPIEELELTVRSYNCLKREGIHSVGELVARSEADLLDIRNFGAKSIDEVKAKLAGMGLALKDSPPGFDPTAAADAFGADDDADAGFVETEQY from the coding sequence ATGCTGATCGCTCAGCGTCCCTCGTTGACCGAAGAGGTCGTCGACGAATTCCGCTCCCGGTTCGTGATCGAGCCGCTGGAGCCGGGCTTCGGTTACACCCTCGGCAACTCCCTGCGCCGGACCCTCCTGTCCTCGATCCCGGGTGCGGCGGTCACGTCCATCCGCATCGACGGCGTGCTGCACGAGTTCACCACCGTGCCGGGCGTCAAGGAGGACGTCACCGACCTGATCCTCAACATCAAGCAGCTGGTCGTCTCCTCGGAGCACGACGAGCCGGTCGTGATGTACCTGCGCAAGCAGGGCCCGGGTCTGGTCACCGCCGCCGACATCGCGCCCCCGGCCGGTGTCGAGGTGCACAACCCCGACCTCGTTCTTGCCACGCTCAACGGCAAGGGCAAGCTGGAGATGGAGCTCACGGTCGAGCGCGGCCGCGGTTACGTCTCCGCCGTGCAGAACAAGCAGGTCGGTCAGGAGATCGGGCGCATCCCGGTCGACTCGATCTACTCGCCGGTTCTCAAGGTCACCTACAAGGTCGAGGCCACGCGTGTCGAGCAGCGGACCGACTTCGACAAGCTGATCGTCGACGTCGAGACCAAGCAGGCCATGCGCCCGCGTGACGCCATGGCGTCCGCCGGTAAGACCCTGGTCGAGCTGTTCGGTCTCGCCCGCGAGCTCAACATCGACGCCGAGGGCATCGACATGGGCCCGTCCCCCACGGACGCCGCCCTTGCCGCCGACCTGGCGCTGCCGATCGAGGAGCTGGAGCTCACTGTCCGCTCCTACAACTGCCTCAAGCGCGAGGGCATCCACTCCGTGGGTGAGCTCGTGGCGCGTTCCGAGGCCGACCTGCTCGACATCCGCAACTTCGGTGCGAAGTCGATCGACGAGGTCAAGGCGAAGCTGGCCGGCATGGGCCTGGCCCTGAAGGACAGCCCGCCCGGATTCGACCCGACCGCCGCCGCCGACGCCTTCGGCGCGGACGACGACGCGGACGCCGGGTTCGTGGAGACCGAGCAGTACTAA
- the rpsI gene encoding 30S ribosomal protein S9: MAETTAEQPLEELDIDSYTTESEVPVEGEYTSESMASRFGEPQPAAGLGRRKNAIARVRIVPGTGKWKINGRTLEDYFPNKVHQQEVNEPFKVLELDDRYDVVARISGGGVSGQAGALRLGVARALNEADVDNNRGPLKKAGFLKRDDRAVERKKAGLKKARKAPQYSKR, encoded by the coding sequence GTGGCCGAGACCACTGCCGAGCAGCCGCTCGAAGAGCTTGACATCGACAGCTACACCACCGAGTCCGAGGTCCCCGTCGAGGGTGAGTACACCTCGGAGTCCATGGCCTCCCGCTTCGGTGAGCCCCAGCCGGCCGCCGGCCTGGGCCGTCGTAAGAACGCCATCGCCCGCGTCCGGATCGTCCCGGGCACCGGCAAGTGGAAGATCAACGGTCGCACCCTCGAGGACTACTTCCCGAACAAGGTGCACCAGCAGGAAGTCAACGAGCCCTTCAAGGTGCTCGAGCTCGACGACCGCTACGACGTCGTCGCCCGCATCTCCGGTGGCGGTGTCTCCGGCCAGGCCGGTGCGCTCCGTCTCGGTGTCGCCCGTGCGCTGAACGAGGCGGACGTCGACAACAACCGCGGCCCGCTGAAGAAGGCCGGCTTCCTCAAGCGCGACGACCGTGCGGTCGAGCGCAAGAAGGCCGGTCTGAAGAAGGCCCGCAAGGCTCCGCAGTACAGCAAGCGCTAA
- a CDS encoding DUF389 domain-containing protein: MLHLRLITPSDRTEEVVRLIEKTVGTTHLVVLPGAARDPAGDVVLCDVAREAGDELLAGLRELGIDTTGSIAVETIDLSLSERADKAEADAPGEGADAVLWEGLSDATHEESTLSVTYLAFITLATMIAACGVVLDNAILIVGAMAVGPEFGPLAGICTAIVQRGPRLALRSLIALLVGFAVAMATTVLFSLFMDAVGLFTEAQLEADRPNTGFIYAPDWFSFVVAVLAGIAGTLSLTSAKSGALVGVAISVTTVPAAANAAVALSYGDTSQTWGSTQQLLLNLLGIIVAGTATLLAQKWFWTRQRQKADA, translated from the coding sequence ATGCTCCATCTGCGTCTGATCACACCGTCCGACCGGACCGAAGAGGTGGTCCGGTTGATCGAGAAGACGGTCGGCACCACCCACCTCGTCGTGCTGCCGGGCGCCGCCCGTGACCCCGCCGGGGACGTGGTGCTGTGCGACGTGGCGCGGGAGGCGGGCGACGAACTGCTCGCCGGGCTGCGGGAACTGGGCATCGACACCACCGGTTCCATCGCGGTCGAGACCATCGACCTGTCCCTGTCGGAGCGGGCCGACAAGGCCGAGGCGGACGCCCCGGGGGAGGGCGCGGACGCCGTCCTGTGGGAGGGCCTGAGCGACGCGACGCACGAGGAGTCCACCCTCTCCGTCACCTACCTGGCGTTCATCACGCTCGCCACGATGATCGCGGCCTGCGGTGTGGTCCTGGACAACGCGATCCTGATCGTGGGCGCCATGGCGGTGGGCCCCGAGTTCGGCCCCCTCGCCGGCATCTGCACCGCGATCGTCCAGCGCGGGCCGCGCCTCGCCCTGCGCTCGCTGATCGCCCTGCTGGTGGGCTTCGCGGTGGCGATGGCGACGACGGTCCTCTTCAGCCTCTTCATGGACGCGGTCGGCCTGTTCACCGAGGCCCAGCTGGAAGCCGACCGCCCCAACACCGGCTTCATCTACGCCCCCGACTGGTTCTCCTTCGTCGTGGCGGTCCTGGCCGGCATCGCCGGCACCCTTTCCCTGACCTCGGCCAAGTCGGGCGCGCTGGTGGGCGTCGCCATCTCCGTCACCACGGTCCCCGCGGCGGCGAACGCGGCAGTGGCCCTGAGCTACGGCGACACGAGCCAGACCTGGGGCTCCACCCAGCAGCTCCTGCTGAACCTGCTGGGCATCATCGTCGCCGGCACGGCAACTCTGCTGGCCCAGAAGTGGTTCTGGACAAGACAACGCCAGAAGGCCGACGCCTGA